The following coding sequences lie in one Streptococcus suis genomic window:
- a CDS encoding DJ-1 family protein: MTRVAVVLADGFEEIEALAPVDVLRRAHFDCQIVGLDSHEVEGSHGIRVQTDQVFDGDLSSFDLIVLPGGMPGSVHLRDSESLITELQRAVASGKSVAAICAAPIVLDKAGLLDSRHYTCFPGKEKDIPSGIHLEEDVVVDGPIITSRGAGTSLDFAYKLVDLFGGDGESLAQTMVYHR; the protein is encoded by the coding sequence ATGACAAGAGTTGCGGTTGTTTTAGCCGATGGTTTTGAAGAAATCGAAGCATTGGCCCCTGTAGATGTATTACGTCGAGCTCATTTTGACTGTCAGATTGTTGGTTTAGATAGTCATGAAGTGGAGGGATCGCACGGTATTCGTGTTCAAACTGACCAAGTCTTTGATGGAGACCTGTCTTCCTTTGATCTGATTGTTTTACCAGGAGGAATGCCAGGTTCTGTTCACCTTAGAGATTCAGAGTCCCTGATTACAGAATTGCAAAGAGCGGTTGCATCAGGAAAATCAGTAGCAGCAATCTGTGCGGCTCCAATTGTTCTGGATAAGGCTGGTTTGCTAGATAGTCGTCACTATACATGTTTCCCAGGGAAAGAAAAAGACATTCCGTCAGGTATTCATCTGGAAGAGGATGTGGTTGTTGATGGTCCAATTATCACTAGCCGAGGTGCTGGAACAAGTTTGGATTTCGCCTATAAATTGGTTGATTTATTTGGTGGAGATGGGGAAAGCCTAGCTCAAACAATGGTTTATCATCGTTAA